One part of the Homo sapiens chromosome 19, GRCh38.p14 Primary Assembly genome encodes these proteins:
- the SHISA7 gene encoding protein shisa-7 precursor, with protein MPALLLLVLLASSAGQARARPSNATSAEPAGPLPALLAHLRRLTGALTGGGGAASPGANGTRTGPAGGAGAAARAPPPAELCHGYYDVMGQYDATFNCSTGSYRFCCGTCHYRFCCEHRHMRLAQASCSNYDTPRWATTPPPLAGGAGGAGGAGGGPGPGQAGWLEGGRTGGAGGRGGEGPGGSTAYVVCGVISFALAVGVGAKVAFSKASRAPRAHRDINVPRALVDILRHQAGPGTRPDRARSSSLTPGIGGPDSMPPRTPKNLYNTVKTPNLDWRALPPPSPSLHYSTLSCSRSFHNLSHLPPSYEAAVKSELNRYSSLKRLAEKDLDEAYLKRRPLELPRGTLPLHALRRPGTGGGYRMEAWGGPEELGLAPAPNPRRVMSQEHLLGDGGRSRYEFTLPRARLVSQEHLLLSSPEALRQSREHLLSPPRSPALPPDPTARASLAASHSNLLLGPGGPPTPLRGLPPPSSLHAHHHHALHGSPQPAWMSDAGGGGGTLARRPPFQRQGTLEQLQFIPGHHLPQHLRTASKNEVTV; from the exons ATGCCGGCCCTCCTGCTCCTCGTACTCCTGGCCTCTAGCGCCGGCCAGGCCAGGGCGCGCCCGTCCAACGCCACGAGCGCCGAGCCCGCGGGCCCGCTGCCCGCCCTGCTGGCGCACCTGCGGCGCCTGACCGGGGCGCTGACGGGCGGCGGGGGCGCGGCGAGCCCAGGCGCCAACGGCACCAGGACCGGCCCCGCGGGCGGGGCGGGCGCGGCGGCCCGGGCGCCCCCTCCCGCCGAGCTCTGCCACGGCTACTACGATGTCATGGGCCAGTACGACGCCACCTTCAACTGCAGCACCGGCTCCTACCGCTTCTGCTGTGGCACCTGCCACTACCGCTTCTGCTGTGAGCACCGTCACATGCGCCTGGCGCAGGCCTCCTGCTCCAACTACGACACGCCGCGCTGGGCCACCACGCCGCCGCCGCTAGCTGGGGGCGCCGGGGGCGCTGGGGGTGCGGGCGGGGGGCCAGGGCCCGGCCAGGCCGGGTGGTTGGAAGGGGGCCGGACTGGGGGTGCCGGGGGCCGCGGGGGCGAGGGCCCCGGGGGCAGCACAGCCTACGTCGTGTGCGGGGTCATCAGCTTCGCCCTGGCCGTGGGCGTCGGCGCCAAAGTGGCCTTCAGCAAGGCGTCCCGTGCGCCCCGGGCGCACCGGGATATCAACGTGCCCAG AGCTCTGGTGGACATTCTGAGACATCAGGCGGGGCCTGGGACCCGCCCGGACCGGGCCCGAAGCAGCTCCCTGACCCCGGGGATCGGCGGTCCCGACAGCATGCCCCCCAGGACGCCCAAGAACCTCTACAACACCGTGAAGACCCCCAACCTCG ACTGGCGAGCCTTGCCGCCGCCCAGCCCCTCCTTGCACTACTCCACGCTGTCCTGCTCTCGGTCCTTCCACAACCTCTCGCATCTGCCCCCGTCCTACGAGGCTGCCGTGAAATCCGAGCTGAACCGCTACTCTTCCCTCAAGAGGCTGG CCGAGAAGGATCTGGACGAGGCCTACCTGAAGCGCCGGCCCCTGGAATTGCCCCGCGGCACGCTGCCCCTGCACGCGCTGCGGCGGCCGGGCACGGGGGGCGGCTATCGCATGGAGGCCTGGGGCGGCCCAGAGGAGCTGGGCCTGGCGCCCGCGCCCAACCCCCGGCGGGTCATGTCCCAGGAGCACCTGCTGGGCGATGGTGGCCGTTCGCGCTACGAGTTCACGCTGCCGCGCGCGCGCCTGGTGTCGCAGGAGCACCTGCTGCTGTCCTCGCCCGAGGCCCTGCGCCAGAGTCGCGAGCACCTGCTGTCGCCCCCGCGCAGCCCCGCGCTGCCCCCCGACCCCACCGCCCGGGCCAGCCTGGCCGCCTCGCACTCCAACCTGCTGCTGGGGCCCGGGGGGCCCCCAACACCGCTGCGCGGGCTGCCGCCACCGTCCAGCCTGCacgcccaccaccaccacgccctgcacGGCTCGCCGCAGCCGGCCTGGATGTCCGACgccggcgggggcgggggcaCACTGGCCCGCAGGCCGCCCTTCCAGCGCCAGGGCACGCTGGAGCAGCTGCAGTTCATCCCGGGCCACCACCTGCCCCAGCACCTGCGCACGGCCAGCAAGAACGAGGTGACTGTCTGA